One genomic region from Gemmobacter aquarius encodes:
- the hflK gene encoding FtsH protease activity modulator HflK — MAGSGGPWGGGGGPGDDDRNNGDRNGGRGDDRRNGGRRPEGGGSQMPEIEDLMKKGQEQLRVLMGGRGRGGFNGGGGRGPGGGGGPMVSKQGVALGVLGAAVLWSFMSFYTVKPEERSVELFFGKMSTIGESGLNFAPWPFVTKEIVQVTGERQTEVGRSSTDPTAAGLMLTRDQNIVDIGFQVVWNISDPSNYLFNLADPEDTIRAVAESAMRDIIARSELSPILNRDRGAIATDLRQGVQKTLDSYNAGINVIRVNLQQAAPPSEVIDAFRAVQAAQQERDRLEKEADAYANRVTAGARGEAARLVENSEAYRAEVVNNAQGEASRFTSVYEEYVKAPEVTRKRMYLETMEKVLGGMNKVILDGVGSGEGGGGNGVVPFLPLNELNRPAGAPAAAVNSVGSN, encoded by the coding sequence ATGGCAGGTAGCGGAGGCCCCTGGGGCGGCGGTGGCGGCCCGGGCGATGATGACCGGAACAACGGGGATCGCAACGGGGGGCGCGGTGACGACCGCAGGAATGGCGGCCGTCGTCCCGAAGGTGGCGGGTCGCAAATGCCCGAGATCGAAGACCTGATGAAAAAGGGGCAGGAACAGCTTCGCGTGCTGATGGGCGGGCGGGGTCGTGGCGGTTTCAACGGTGGCGGCGGGCGCGGGCCTGGCGGCGGCGGCGGGCCGATGGTTTCCAAGCAGGGCGTGGCGCTGGGCGTGCTGGGCGCTGCGGTGCTGTGGTCGTTCATGTCGTTTTATACGGTGAAGCCGGAAGAACGGTCGGTCGAGCTGTTTTTTGGCAAAATGTCCACAATCGGAGAGTCGGGTCTGAACTTTGCGCCCTGGCCTTTCGTGACGAAGGAAATCGTGCAGGTCACCGGCGAGCGGCAGACGGAAGTGGGTCGGTCGAGCACCGATCCGACCGCTGCAGGGCTGATGCTGACGCGGGACCAGAATATCGTGGATATCGGGTTCCAGGTGGTGTGGAACATTTCGGACCCGTCGAACTATCTGTTCAACCTTGCCGATCCCGAGGACACGATCCGCGCCGTGGCGGAATCGGCCATGCGCGACATCATCGCGCGGTCCGAGCTTTCGCCCATTCTGAACCGTGATCGCGGGGCGATTGCCACCGATCTGCGTCAGGGGGTGCAAAAGACGCTCGACAGCTACAATGCGGGTATCAACGTGATCCGTGTGAACTTGCAGCAGGCGGCCCCTCCGAGCGAGGTGATCGATGCGTTCCGTGCGGTTCAGGCCGCGCAGCAGGAACGGGACCGGCTTGAGAAGGAAGCCGATGCCTATGCCAACCGCGTGACTGCTGGCGCACGAGGCGAAGCGGCGCGTCTGGTCGAAAACTCGGAAGCCTACCGCGCCGAGGTGGTCAACAACGCCCAGGGTGAAGCGAGCCGTTTCACATCGGTCTATGAGGAATATGTGAAGGCGCCAGAAGTGACGCGCAAGCGCATGTATCTGGAAACCATGGAAAAGGTGCTGGGCGGCATGAACAAGGTGATCCTTGACGGGGTCGGTTCGGGCGAGGGCGGGGGAGGCAATGGCGTGGTGCCGTTCCTGCCGTTGAACGAATTGAACCGTCCGGCCGGAGCGCCTGCTGCTGCTGTGAACTCGGTAGGGAGCAACTGA
- a CDS encoding peptidoglycan-binding domain-containing protein, translating into MATYHGIVAAALLLSACMSSPPLPASPEQANLAAEIVRTRDDSQPAGPDGACWAKDSSPAVIETVTEQVQITPETRAEDGSILTPATYRTKTATRMVRDRETVWFRAPCPSEMTPDFIASLQRALKARGYYLASLTGTLDAPTTDALRRYQTDRGLDSRQLALAAARDLGLVTTDISQL; encoded by the coding sequence ATGGCAACATATCACGGCATCGTCGCGGCGGCCCTCCTCCTTTCCGCATGCATGTCTTCCCCGCCCCTGCCCGCATCGCCCGAACAGGCCAACCTCGCCGCCGAAATCGTCCGCACCCGCGACGACAGCCAACCCGCCGGACCTGACGGCGCCTGTTGGGCCAAGGATTCCAGCCCAGCCGTCATCGAAACCGTCACCGAACAGGTGCAGATCACCCCCGAAACCCGCGCCGAAGACGGCAGCATCCTCACCCCCGCCACCTACCGCACCAAGACCGCCACCCGCATGGTGCGCGACCGTGAAACCGTCTGGTTCCGCGCGCCCTGCCCGTCCGAGATGACCCCCGATTTCATCGCCAGCCTGCAACGCGCGCTCAAGGCGCGTGGCTACTACCTTGCGTCCCTCACTGGCACGCTCGACGCCCCCACCACCGACGCGCTGCGCCGCTACCAGACCGACCGCGGCCTCGACAGCCGCCAACTCGCGCTCGCCGCCGCCCGCGACCTCGGCCTCGTCACCACGGACATCTCGCAGCTATGA
- a CDS encoding DUF1178 family protein: MIRFALKCPADHGFESWFQSGAAFDSLKSAGHVACPFCGDTAVEKTLMAPTVRPARNAGVAQPHLSAPASDAERALAELRRKVEENSEYVGPDFVAEARRIHDGDAPERAIYGEARWDEAKKLLEDGVPVAPLPFLPQRKTN, from the coding sequence ATGATCCGCTTCGCGCTCAAATGCCCCGCCGACCACGGCTTCGAAAGCTGGTTCCAGTCCGGCGCGGCCTTTGACAGCCTGAAATCGGCAGGCCATGTCGCCTGCCCGTTCTGTGGCGATACGGCGGTAGAGAAAACGCTCATGGCCCCCACCGTCCGACCCGCCCGCAACGCGGGCGTCGCGCAGCCCCACCTGTCAGCCCCCGCCTCCGATGCCGAACGGGCGCTTGCCGAACTGCGCCGCAAGGTCGAGGAAAACTCCGAATATGTCGGACCCGACTTTGTCGCCGAAGCCCGCCGCATCCACGACGGCGACGCGCCCGAACGCGCCATATACGGCGAAGCCCGCTGGGATGAGGCGAAAAAGCTGCTGGAAGACGGCGTTCCCGTCGCGCCGCTGCCCTTTCTGCCGCAGCGCAAAACCAACTGA
- the rpiA gene encoding ribose-5-phosphate isomerase RpiA — protein sequence MPADLNPIDKAKFVAAKRATEFVETGMKVGLGTGSTAAWMVRCLGERIREEGLRVVGVPTSSRTAELARQVGVPITTLDEAKWLDLTIDGADEFDPNLALIKGGGAALLQEKIVATASDQMIVIADAAKEVAQLGAFPLPVEVIPFGWQTTKALIEETLVSLDVLSRECSLRMNGAKPLMTDESNYIVDLHLKRIGNPRQLALVLNQIPGVVENGLFIDICDIVVIGHGDGRVTVRDINAGSESDDFVEFKPSDNIFADME from the coding sequence ATGCCCGCCGATCTGAACCCCATCGACAAGGCCAAATTCGTTGCTGCCAAGCGGGCGACCGAGTTCGTCGAGACCGGGATGAAGGTGGGGCTTGGCACCGGATCGACGGCTGCATGGATGGTGCGCTGCCTGGGCGAGCGTATCCGCGAGGAGGGGCTGCGCGTCGTGGGGGTGCCCACGTCGAGCCGCACGGCGGAACTGGCACGGCAGGTGGGCGTGCCGATCACCACGCTGGACGAGGCCAAATGGCTGGACCTTACCATCGACGGGGCGGATGAGTTCGACCCGAACCTTGCGCTGATCAAGGGCGGCGGGGCGGCGCTGTTGCAGGAAAAGATCGTGGCGACGGCGTCCGACCAGATGATCGTGATTGCGGACGCGGCGAAGGAAGTGGCGCAGTTGGGGGCCTTTCCGCTGCCGGTCGAGGTGATTCCCTTTGGCTGGCAGACGACCAAGGCGCTGATCGAGGAGACGTTGGTCAGCCTTGACGTGCTGAGCCGCGAATGCAGTTTGCGGATGAATGGCGCCAAGCCCTTGATGACGGATGAAAGCAATTACATCGTCGATCTGCATCTGAAGCGGATCGGCAATCCGCGGCAGTTGGCGCTGGTGTTGAACCAGATACCGGGCGTGGTCGAGAACGGGCTGTTCATCGACATCTGCGACATCGTGGTGATCGGGCATGGTGACGGGCGTGTGACGGTGCGCGACATAAACGCCGGATCGGAATCCGACGATTTCGTCGAGTTCAAGCCCAGCGATAACATCTTTGCGGATATGGAATGA
- a CDS encoding OB-fold nucleic acid binding domain-containing protein: protein MQPVAPRFRSITEIWQTPSAPPGTWPRPPSALVAERLDEPPAGARVCVAGLVLVRQRPGTAKGVIFLTLEDETGTCNVVVWAKLYEANRRAVIAGRMLRVTGRLQREAGVVHIVAEQIEDISHMLDALLHPDFRHDGTRAGDQP, encoded by the coding sequence ATGCAACCCGTAGCTCCCCGCTTTCGCAGCATCACCGAAATCTGGCAAACACCCAGCGCACCGCCGGGCACATGGCCGCGCCCACCCTCGGCCCTCGTGGCCGAACGGCTTGACGAACCGCCCGCAGGCGCACGGGTCTGCGTGGCGGGTCTGGTGCTGGTGCGTCAGCGCCCCGGCACCGCCAAAGGGGTGATCTTCCTCACGCTCGAAGATGAAACCGGCACCTGCAACGTCGTGGTATGGGCCAAACTCTACGAAGCCAACCGACGCGCCGTGATCGCAGGCCGCATGCTGCGCGTCACCGGCCGCCTGCAACGCGAAGCCGGCGTGGTCCACATCGTGGCCGAGCAGATCGAGGATATCTCGCACATGCTCGACGCGCTGTTACACCCCGATTTCCGCCATGACGGCACACGGGCAGGCGACCAGCCCTGA
- a CDS encoding DegQ family serine endoprotease → MIWNVLDPLAVVCGRGHRNEKEFGVLSLVQTYHYGAKGARSLSGGLSRLALAAALGLTLGLGQADVAAARGAPESFADLAEQISPSVVNITTMSTVAAPATGGPMVPEGSPFEDFFKEFQNPDGQGGGEPRRSEALGSGFVISEDGYIVTNNHVIEGADDISIEFFTGEKLKAELVGTDPKTDIALLKVKSDKPLPFVQFGNSDLMRVGDWVVAMGNPLGQGFSVSAGIVSARNRELSGTYDDYLQTDAAINRGNSGGPLFNMDGQVIGVNTAILSPNGGSIGIGFSMASNVVDKVVAQLKQFGETRRGWLGVRIQDVTPDVAEAMSLAASKGALVTDVPDGPAKDAGLQAGDVITLFDGKEIGTVRDLTRQVADSPVGSAVPVVIMRNGKTETLSVTLGRREEAEADEAVPASAETPAVPQSAEVLGMTLEPVTADAIKELGLPAGTEGLIVAAVGEETEAFGKGLRQGDVITEAGQQKVVRLEDLQDRLKEAKDAGRKSLLLLVRRGGDPRFVALSVEETK, encoded by the coding sequence ATGATCTGGAACGTGCTCGACCCACTGGCTGTTGTTTGCGGGCGGGGTCATCGAAACGAAAAGGAGTTCGGAGTGCTGTCTCTGGTCCAAACCTATCATTATGGGGCAAAGGGTGCCCGCAGCCTTTCTGGCGGCCTGTCGCGGCTGGCGCTGGCGGCGGCGCTTGGCCTGACGCTTGGCCTTGGTCAGGCCGATGTCGCGGCGGCGCGGGGTGCGCCGGAAAGTTTTGCCGATCTGGCCGAACAGATCAGCCCGTCGGTGGTGAACATCACCACTATGTCGACTGTGGCGGCCCCCGCAACGGGCGGGCCGATGGTTCCCGAAGGATCGCCCTTCGAGGATTTCTTCAAGGAGTTCCAGAACCCGGACGGGCAGGGCGGTGGCGAGCCGCGCCGGTCCGAGGCGCTGGGGTCGGGATTTGTCATCTCGGAGGACGGCTATATCGTCACGAACAACCACGTGATCGAAGGGGCCGACGACATTTCGATCGAGTTCTTTACGGGCGAGAAGCTGAAGGCCGAGTTGGTGGGGACCGACCCCAAGACGGACATCGCGTTGCTCAAGGTGAAATCGGACAAGCCGCTGCCTTTCGTGCAGTTCGGAAATTCCGATCTGATGCGGGTGGGCGACTGGGTCGTGGCCATGGGCAACCCGCTGGGGCAGGGATTTTCGGTTTCTGCGGGGATCGTTTCGGCGCGGAACCGTGAATTGTCGGGCACTTATGACGATTATCTGCAGACCGACGCTGCGATCAACCGGGGCAACTCGGGTGGGCCGCTGTTCAACATGGACGGGCAGGTGATCGGGGTGAATACCGCGATCCTGTCGCCGAACGGCGGGTCGATCGGGATCGGCTTTTCGATGGCCTCGAACGTGGTCGACAAGGTGGTGGCGCAGCTCAAGCAGTTTGGCGAGACGCGGCGCGGCTGGCTGGGGGTGCGGATCCAGGACGTGACGCCGGATGTGGCCGAGGCGATGAGCCTTGCGGCATCGAAGGGCGCTTTGGTGACGGATGTTCCGGATGGTCCGGCCAAGGATGCCGGATTGCAGGCGGGTGACGTGATCACCCTGTTCGACGGCAAGGAGATCGGGACCGTGCGCGACCTGACGCGGCAGGTGGCGGATAGCCCTGTCGGGTCGGCGGTGCCTGTCGTGATCATGCGCAATGGCAAAACCGAGACGCTTTCGGTGACGCTGGGCCGCCGCGAGGAGGCCGAAGCCGACGAGGCGGTGCCCGCGTCGGCCGAGACGCCTGCCGTGCCGCAATCGGCGGAAGTCTTGGGCATGACGCTGGAGCCGGTGACCGCCGATGCGATCAAGGAGCTTGGGTTGCCTGCCGGAACCGAGGGCCTGATCGTGGCAGCGGTCGGCGAAGAGACCGAGGCTTTCGGCAAGGGGCTGCGTCAGGGCGACGTGATCACCGAAGCGGGTCAGCAAAAGGTGGTGCGTCTGGAGGACCTGCAGGACCGGCTGAAAGAGGCCAAGGACGCAGGGCGTAAATCGCTTCTGCTCTTGGTGCGCCGTGGTGGCGATCCGCGCTTTGTGGCGCTGTCGGTCGAAGAGACGAAGTGA
- a CDS encoding Hint domain-containing protein, with amino-acid sequence MSDLVQTSPMLDHATRVFTQTNLACFVRGTRIETATGQVTVEDIPDGTLIATADHGLQPVRRVLSKTVAATGDLAPICIAAGTLGNDRNLLVSPHHRMVLSGWQAELLTGEPEVLVAAGQLAHGSDRIYRQPMATVDYFHLLFDRHEIIYAEGAATESYHPLSHDAGERAPATQAELAALFPELLADGAETRAARPCIAPHEAALFRL; translated from the coding sequence ATGAGTGACTTGGTGCAAACCTCCCCCATGCTCGACCACGCAACCCGCGTGTTCACGCAGACCAATCTCGCCTGTTTCGTCCGCGGCACCCGCATCGAAACGGCAACCGGACAAGTCACGGTCGAAGACATCCCCGATGGCACCCTGATCGCCACCGCCGACCACGGATTGCAACCCGTCCGCCGCGTGTTGTCGAAAACCGTCGCAGCCACCGGCGATCTCGCCCCGATCTGCATCGCGGCAGGCACGCTCGGCAACGACCGTAACCTTCTGGTCTCGCCGCATCACCGCATGGTGCTGTCAGGCTGGCAGGCCGAACTTTTGACCGGCGAACCCGAGGTGCTGGTGGCCGCAGGCCAACTTGCGCACGGCAGCGACCGCATCTACCGCCAGCCGATGGCAACGGTGGACTACTTCCACCTCCTGTTCGACCGGCACGAGATCATCTATGCCGAAGGCGCCGCGACCGAAAGCTACCACCCGCTTTCACATGACGCAGGCGAACGCGCGCCCGCAACGCAGGCCGAACTTGCCGCGCTCTTCCCCGAACTCCTCGCAGACGGCGCCGAAACCCGCGCCGCCCGTCCCTGCATCGCCCCGCACGAAGCGGCGCTCTTCCGACTTTAG
- a CDS encoding glutathione peroxidase yields MRRFALVALFSAASLLPVPAMAGYSFVSIDGGTIDLDAYKGKPVLVVNTASLCGFAPQFNDLQDLQDAYAAKGLVVLAVPSDDFNQELSNATEVKKYCAANFDLTLPMTDITHVVGPQAHPFYAMLKADHGFEPGWNFNKVLLDGQGEVVATWGSLTLPTASVVTREIDALLQ; encoded by the coding sequence ATGCGCCGCTTTGCCCTTGTTGCTCTTTTCAGCGCGGCAAGCCTGCTGCCGGTTCCCGCGATGGCGGGATACAGTTTCGTGTCGATCGACGGTGGGACCATCGATCTGGACGCATACAAGGGCAAGCCGGTGCTGGTGGTGAACACCGCGTCGCTTTGCGGGTTCGCGCCGCAATTCAATGATTTGCAGGATTTGCAGGACGCATACGCGGCAAAGGGGTTGGTGGTGCTGGCGGTGCCTTCAGATGACTTCAATCAGGAATTGTCGAACGCGACCGAGGTCAAAAAGTATTGCGCGGCGAATTTCGATCTGACCTTGCCGATGACGGATATCACCCATGTGGTCGGACCGCAGGCGCATCCGTTCTATGCCATGCTGAAGGCCGACCACGGGTTCGAACCGGGTTGGAACTTTAACAAGGTGCTGCTTGACGGGCAGGGCGAGGTGGTGGCGACATGGGGCAGCCTGACCTTGCCGACTGCAAGCGTGGTGACACGCGAGATCGACGCGCTGTTGCAGTGA
- a CDS encoding 2Fe-2S iron-sulfur cluster-binding protein → MAKITYVEFGGKEHVIDVANGLTVMEGARDNGVPGIEADCGGACACSTCHVYVDPAWVGKLPKKDSMEEDMLDFAWNPDPARSRLTCQIKVSDALDGLRVQMPEKQI, encoded by the coding sequence ATGGCCAAGATCACCTATGTGGAATTCGGCGGCAAGGAGCACGTGATCGACGTGGCCAACGGCCTGACTGTTATGGAAGGCGCACGCGACAATGGCGTGCCGGGGATCGAGGCCGATTGCGGCGGGGCCTGCGCCTGTTCCACCTGCCATGTCTATGTCGATCCGGCTTGGGTGGGAAAGCTGCCCAAGAAGGACAGCATGGAAGAGGATATGCTCGACTTTGCCTGGAACCCCGATCCGGCGCGGTCGCGGCTGACCTGCCAGATCAAGGTTTCGGACGCGCTTGACGGGCTGCGCGTGCAGATGCCGGAAAAGCAGATCTAA
- a CDS encoding NUDIX hydrolase encodes MKRMNTTTFEGAEQAPRSQYGAICWRMHRGNVEVLLVTSRDTGRWVIPKGWPIDGLAPAASAAREAWEEAGVTGLAAPSPLGLYGYDKVLTPDSSLPCVVAVFPLRVDELAAKFPERKERRRKWFHAAKAARKVAEPELRALFQSLAADPDLLANPPTPA; translated from the coding sequence ATGAAACGGATGAACACGACCACTTTCGAAGGGGCCGAACAGGCACCGCGCAGCCAGTATGGCGCGATCTGCTGGCGCATGCACCGCGGCAACGTCGAAGTGTTGCTGGTCACCAGCCGTGACACGGGCCGATGGGTCATCCCCAAGGGCTGGCCGATCGACGGGCTGGCCCCCGCAGCCTCTGCCGCCCGCGAAGCGTGGGAAGAAGCGGGCGTCACCGGCCTTGCCGCGCCCTCCCCCCTCGGTCTTTACGGCTATGACAAGGTGCTCACCCCGGACTCATCGCTTCCCTGCGTGGTCGCCGTCTTCCCGCTACGGGTCGACGAACTGGCAGCCAAATTCCCCGAACGCAAGGAACGCCGCCGCAAATGGTTCCATGCGGCCAAGGCCGCGCGCAAGGTGGCCGAACCCGAATTGCGCGCCCTCTTCCAAAGCCTCGCCGCCGACCCCGACCTTTTGGCCAACCCGCCCACTCCCGCTTGA
- a CDS encoding HD domain-containing protein — protein sequence MTWADRSRARIAQLWATQTDGAHDMGHLDRVWRACRLIAMDEPADPDILGPAAYFHDAVNLPKNSPHRATASRQSADLAVAELTAMGYPQAKLAPLHHAILAHSFSANIPPETPEARILQDADRLEALGAIGIARMFLISGQMGGGLFDAADPMALNRPLDDKRFALDHIEVKLVRLVDTMQTATGRAMAAERLEWMESFRTRLLAEIGKSGF from the coding sequence ATGACATGGGCAGACCGCTCCCGCGCCCGCATCGCGCAGCTTTGGGCCACCCAGACCGACGGCGCGCATGACATGGGCCACCTCGACCGCGTCTGGCGCGCCTGCCGCCTGATCGCCATGGACGAACCCGCCGATCCCGACATCCTCGGCCCCGCCGCCTATTTCCACGATGCGGTCAACCTGCCCAAAAACTCCCCCCACCGCGCCACCGCCTCGCGCCAAAGCGCCGACCTTGCCGTGGCTGAACTGACCGCCATGGGCTACCCGCAAGCAAAGCTCGCACCCCTGCACCACGCCATCCTCGCGCACAGCTTTTCGGCCAATATCCCGCCCGAAACCCCCGAAGCCCGCATCCTGCAAGACGCCGACCGCCTCGAAGCCCTCGGCGCCATCGGCATCGCCCGCATGTTCCTGATTTCAGGCCAGATGGGCGGGGGCCTCTTCGACGCCGCCGACCCCATGGCCCTGAACCGCCCGCTCGACGACAAACGCTTCGCGCTCGACCATATCGAGGTGAAACTCGTGCGCCTCGTCGATACGATGCAGACCGCCACAGGCCGCGCCATGGCCGCAGAACGGCTGGAATGGATGGAAAGCTTCCGCACCCGCCTGCTTGCCGAAATCGGCAAAAGCGGTTTTTGA
- a CDS encoding EF-hand domain-containing protein, whose amino-acid sequence MLRWVLVFWVFAFPVVAQEAVTQALAALPEAQAKRLRADPDRFAAGALRLIYGSGAAGGISRAEAEAAERIDLAERRARALGPFLQSDLDNDGVVGRDEVLLRAASLGVDARARLLLGFAAADADGDGSVSAVELRGMAEAAAVRRGGSRAAEYFAFDLDADGRLTVEEVEAVRGALAAGP is encoded by the coding sequence ATGCTGCGTTGGGTTCTTGTGTTCTGGGTCTTCGCCTTTCCGGTGGTGGCGCAAGAGGCGGTCACGCAGGCGCTTGCCGCCCTGCCCGAGGCGCAGGCCAAGCGGTTGCGGGCCGATCCCGACCGCTTTGCGGCGGGGGCCTTGCGGCTGATCTATGGCAGCGGGGCAGCGGGCGGGATCAGCCGTGCCGAGGCCGAGGCGGCGGAGCGGATTGATCTGGCAGAGCGGCGGGCGCGCGCTTTGGGGCCGTTCTTGCAGAGCGATCTGGACAATGACGGGGTTGTCGGGCGCGACGAGGTCTTGTTGCGGGCCGCTTCGCTGGGTGTCGATGCGCGGGCGCGGTTGCTTTTGGGCTTTGCGGCTGCGGATGCGGACGGGGATGGCTCGGTTTCGGCGGTGGAGTTGCGGGGGATGGCCGAGGCGGCGGCAGTGCGGCGGGGCGGTTCGCGGGCGGCGGAATATTTCGCATTCGATCTGGATGCGGACGGGCGGCTGACGGTCGAGGAGGTCGAGGCGGTGCGGGGGGCTTTGGCGGCGGGGCCGTGA
- the gor gene encoding glutathione-disulfide reductase, which translates to MTFDYDLFVIGGGSGGVRAARVAAGEWGARVGLAEESRMGGTCVIRGCVPKKLMVFASGFPEAIADARAYGWDVTDGRFDWPVFRASLERELDRLEGAYRNTLKTAGVVVHDSRARVVDPHCVELADGKRFSTKHILIATGGWPFVPDIPGAELAITSNEVFHMPELPKRALVVGGGYIASEFACILHGLGVEVSQYYRGAQILRGFDDEARGMVANAMQARGIGVHCGTDALRLERRLGGICAVATDGTEREFDVVLYATGRRPNAAGLGLEALGVQFGRQGEILVDEWSQTAVPSIFAVGDVTDRVNLTPVAIREGHAFADTVFGGRPTKFAHEMIPSAVFTQPELGSVGMTEEEARARGPIEVYATSFRPMRSLFAGRQDRVMMKLVVDAQSRVVLGCHIVAPDAGEFIQLAAIAIRMGATKEDFDRTVAVHPTMAEELVTMKRPVRQA; encoded by the coding sequence ATGACGTTCGATTACGATCTTTTCGTCATCGGTGGCGGGTCTGGCGGCGTTCGGGCGGCAAGGGTGGCGGCGGGCGAGTGGGGTGCACGCGTCGGGCTGGCCGAGGAAAGCCGGATGGGCGGCACCTGTGTGATACGGGGCTGCGTGCCCAAGAAGCTGATGGTCTTTGCCAGCGGCTTCCCCGAGGCGATTGCCGATGCGCGGGCTTACGGCTGGGATGTGACGGACGGGCGGTTCGACTGGCCGGTGTTTCGCGCGTCACTCGAGCGCGAGTTGGACCGGCTGGAGGGGGCTTACCGCAACACGCTGAAGACTGCGGGCGTGGTGGTGCATGACAGCCGCGCGCGGGTGGTTGACCCGCATTGCGTGGAGCTTGCCGACGGAAAGCGGTTTTCGACCAAGCATATCCTGATCGCCACGGGGGGCTGGCCCTTTGTGCCGGATATTCCGGGGGCGGAGTTGGCGATCACCTCGAACGAGGTGTTCCACATGCCCGAGTTGCCCAAGCGGGCGCTGGTGGTGGGCGGCGGTTATATCGCATCGGAATTCGCCTGCATCCTGCACGGGTTGGGGGTGGAGGTTTCGCAGTATTACCGTGGCGCGCAGATCTTGCGCGGCTTTGACGACGAGGCGCGGGGCATGGTGGCCAATGCCATGCAGGCGCGGGGGATCGGGGTGCATTGCGGCACCGATGCGCTGCGGCTTGAGCGCCGTCTCGGCGGGATTTGCGCGGTGGCGACGGATGGCACCGAGCGCGAGTTCGACGTGGTGCTTTACGCCACGGGGCGCAGGCCGAATGCCGCGGGGCTGGGGCTTGAGGCGCTTGGCGTGCAGTTCGGGCGGCAGGGCGAGATTTTGGTGGACGAATGGTCGCAGACCGCGGTGCCGTCGATCTTTGCCGTGGGCGATGTGACCGACCGGGTGAACCTGACGCCGGTTGCCATCCGCGAGGGGCATGCTTTTGCCGATACGGTATTCGGCGGCAGGCCCACGAAGTTCGCGCATGAGATGATCCCTTCGGCGGTGTTTACCCAGCCTGAACTTGGGTCGGTCGGCATGACCGAGGAGGAGGCGCGGGCGCGGGGACCGATCGAGGTTTACGCCACGAGTTTCCGCCCCATGCGGTCGCTTTTTGCGGGGCGGCAGGACCGGGTGATGATGAAGCTGGTGGTCGATGCACAAAGTCGCGTGGTTCTGGGCTGCCATATCGTCGCACCCGATGCGGGCGAATTCATCCAGCTTGCGGCGATTGCCATCAGGATGGGGGCGACCAAAGAGGATTTCGACCGCACCGTGGCGGTTCACCCGACGATGGCCGAGGAATTGGTGACGATGAAACGTCCGGTGCGTCAGGCTTGA
- the hflC gene encoding protease modulator HflC has product MKAAYILPAVAILGAVALSSMFIVDEREKVLVLQFGQVKQIRNEPGLGFKVPFIQDVVRYDDRILSLPTRPIEVTMSDDRRLVVDAFARWQVTDPVRFREAVGANGVGQAMTRLEGILNDAIPQVLGSVESSRVLSEDRQGLMNLIRDIARREGASLGIDVVDVRLTRTDLPEQNLEATFARMRAEREREAADEIARGGEAASRVRASADRTVVELTSDARRQAEVVRGEADAERNRIYAEAFGKDPEFFAFTRSLTSYERALKSENSSIVMNPDGEFFEYLRSDQGYGAAAGGSGAGTDAGQ; this is encoded by the coding sequence ATGAAAGCTGCATATATTCTTCCCGCCGTTGCGATCCTTGGCGCGGTTGCGCTGTCGTCGATGTTCATCGTGGACGAGCGTGAAAAGGTGCTAGTGCTGCAATTCGGGCAGGTCAAACAGATCCGCAACGAGCCGGGTCTTGGTTTCAAGGTGCCGTTCATCCAGGATGTCGTGCGGTATGACGACCGTATCCTGTCGTTGCCGACACGACCCATCGAAGTGACGATGAGCGATGATCGCCGTCTTGTCGTCGATGCCTTTGCCCGCTGGCAGGTGACCGATCCGGTGCGCTTCCGCGAAGCGGTCGGTGCGAATGGCGTCGGGCAGGCGATGACGCGGCTTGAGGGTATCTTGAACGATGCCATTCCGCAGGTGCTGGGTTCGGTCGAATCGAGCCGTGTGCTGTCCGAAGATCGTCAGGGGTTGATGAACCTGATCCGCGATATCGCGCGGCGCGAGGGGGCATCGCTGGGGATCGACGTGGTCGACGTGCGTTTGACGCGGACCGATTTGCCCGAGCAGAACCTTGAGGCGACCTTTGCCCGGATGCGGGCCGAGCGCGAGCGGGAAGCGGCGGACGAGATCGCGCGCGGTGGCGAAGCGGCAAGCCGCGTGCGGGCGAGTGCGGACCGGACGGTGGTGGAGCTGACATCCGATGCGCGGCGTCAGGCCGAAGTGGTGCGCGGCGAGGCCGATGCCGAACGGAACCGCATCTATGCCGAGGCTTTCGGCAAAGACCCCGAGTTCTTTGCCTTTACCCGGTCGCTGACCAGCTATGAACGGGCGCTGAAGTCGGAAAACTCGTCCATCGTGATGAACCCGGATGGCGAGTTCTTCGAATATTTGCGGTCGGATCAAGGGTATGGCGCGGCGGCTGGCGGTTCAGGGGCCGGAACCGACGCGGGTCAATGA